In the Leptolyngbya sp. FACHB-261 genome, one interval contains:
- the murQ gene encoding N-acetylmuramic acid 6-phosphate etherase: MQRGHLLTEQVNPNSLNLDQLSNLELVDLFNQEDAKVLSAIATARESLATAIDLTAAALAKGGRLFYVGAGTSGRLGVLDAAECPPTFCTDPDLVQAIIAGGSAALVRSSEALEDSAEDGAQAITQRQISQHDVVVGITAGGTTAYVQGAIRAARQRGAKTIFVACVPVEQVASEADLEVRLLVGPEILAGSTRLKAGTVTKLALNLLSTGVMVRLGKVYGNRMVDVAVTNSKLHDRALRILTELTELERDQAEQLLERAGRKVKLALLMHWTGLDPREAEALLAAEGGQLRQAITEFRKTTAPASDSAATAPQT; the protein is encoded by the coding sequence ATGCAGCGCGGCCATCTTCTCACTGAACAGGTCAACCCCAACTCTCTGAACCTCGATCAACTCTCCAACTTAGAACTGGTTGATCTGTTCAATCAAGAAGACGCCAAAGTCTTGAGCGCGATCGCCACAGCCCGTGAGTCGTTGGCTACAGCGATTGACCTGACAGCCGCAGCCTTAGCCAAAGGGGGACGGCTATTTTATGTGGGAGCAGGCACTAGTGGCCGCTTGGGCGTGTTGGATGCCGCTGAATGCCCACCCACTTTTTGCACCGATCCCGACCTGGTTCAGGCGATCATTGCGGGTGGATCTGCTGCCTTGGTGCGTAGTTCAGAAGCGCTCGAAGATAGCGCTGAAGATGGGGCTCAAGCGATCACACAACGTCAAATCTCTCAGCATGATGTCGTGGTGGGGATCACGGCGGGGGGCACTACTGCCTATGTTCAAGGTGCCATCCGGGCTGCTCGCCAACGTGGCGCTAAGACAATTTTCGTTGCCTGTGTGCCTGTAGAGCAGGTAGCCAGCGAGGCAGACTTAGAAGTCCGTCTGTTGGTGGGGCCAGAAATCCTAGCCGGTTCAACCCGACTCAAAGCGGGAACCGTTACCAAGCTGGCCTTGAACTTGCTCTCGACTGGAGTCATGGTTCGACTGGGCAAGGTCTACGGCAATCGGATGGTCGATGTGGCTGTGACTAACAGCAAGCTTCACGACCGGGCCCTGCGCATTCTTACAGAACTCACTGAGCTGGAGCGCGATCAGGCAGAGCAGTTGCTAGAGCGAGCAGGACGCAAAGTCAAATTGGCCCTACTCATGCATTGGACTGGCCTCGACCCAAGAGAGGCTGAAGCCTTGCTAGCAGCTGAAGGAGGCCAGCTACGGCAAGCGATCACAGAGTTCAGAAAAACTACAGCGCCTGCTTCTGATTCAGCCGCAACTGCTCCACAAACGTGA
- the glmU gene encoding bifunctional UDP-N-acetylglucosamine diphosphorylase/glucosamine-1-phosphate N-acetyltransferase GlmU, with product MATNGEIVVAVLAAGKGTRMRSTLPKVLHKLAGRSLVERVLDGLQGLSVARRLLIVGYGAEQVRQALVAEPGLEFVEQTEQKGTGHAIQQLLPHLEGFSGDLLVLNGDVPLLRPESLRTLLETHRASSATATLLTAHLPNAEGYGRVFCDGQNSVREIVEDRDCTAAQKQNRRVNAGVYCFSWPDLARVLPSLSTNNDQQEYYLTEVMNYLEPVVAVDIADPQEILGINDREQLAMAYQILQDRVKRHWMQAGVTFIDPDSSTIDDTVELAPDVVIEPQTHLRGKTCIGANCRIGPGSLVEDAQIGANTAVLYSVVRQAQLGADSQVGPFAHLRGNVVTGSHCRLGNFVELKNTTLGDHTNAAHLSYLGDATLGSRVNVGAGTITANYDGVRKHPTVVGDGSKLGSNTVLVAPLTLGESVTVAAGSVVTEDVADDALVVARSRQVVKPGWRPKSSPPPETP from the coding sequence ATGGCGACAAACGGGGAGATCGTAGTAGCAGTGTTGGCGGCAGGTAAGGGAACCCGCATGCGTTCCACACTGCCTAAGGTGCTCCATAAACTGGCTGGTCGATCTCTGGTCGAGCGAGTCTTGGATGGGTTGCAGGGGCTATCCGTAGCCAGACGGCTGTTGATAGTTGGTTACGGTGCTGAACAAGTGCGGCAAGCACTGGTTGCTGAGCCCGGATTAGAGTTTGTTGAGCAGACTGAGCAGAAGGGGACAGGGCACGCGATTCAGCAGTTACTGCCCCACCTCGAAGGCTTCAGCGGTGATCTTCTGGTTCTGAATGGCGACGTACCGCTGCTACGGCCTGAAAGCTTGCGTACCCTGCTCGAAACTCACCGAGCTAGTAGTGCTACAGCAACGCTCCTGACCGCTCACCTGCCTAATGCTGAGGGCTATGGCCGCGTTTTTTGTGATGGCCAAAACTCAGTTCGCGAGATTGTTGAAGACCGGGACTGCACTGCTGCTCAGAAGCAGAACCGCCGCGTCAATGCTGGAGTCTACTGCTTTAGCTGGCCAGATTTAGCCAGAGTGCTGCCATCGCTCAGCACTAATAATGACCAGCAAGAGTATTACCTCACCGAGGTGATGAACTACCTGGAGCCTGTGGTGGCAGTCGACATTGCCGATCCTCAGGAAATCTTGGGCATCAATGACCGGGAGCAACTGGCAATGGCTTACCAGATTCTCCAGGACCGTGTGAAGCGACATTGGATGCAAGCCGGAGTCACCTTCATCGATCCGGACAGCTCCACCATCGACGATACGGTCGAACTCGCTCCCGACGTGGTGATTGAACCCCAAACTCATCTGCGCGGCAAAACCTGCATCGGCGCTAATTGTCGAATTGGTCCGGGCAGTCTGGTGGAGGATGCTCAAATCGGGGCCAACACAGCTGTACTTTATTCGGTTGTGCGTCAGGCTCAGCTTGGGGCAGATAGTCAGGTCGGTCCCTTTGCCCACCTGCGCGGCAATGTTGTCACTGGTTCCCACTGTCGTCTGGGCAATTTTGTTGAACTTAAAAACACTACTCTGGGCGACCACACCAATGCAGCTCACCTGTCCTATTTGGGCGACGCAACTCTGGGCTCACGGGTAAACGTAGGGGCTGGCACGATTACTGCCAACTATGATGGCGTCCGCAAGCACCCCACTGTCGTGGGTGACGGCAGCAAGCTTGGTTCTAACACTGTTCTGGTTGCCCCCCTTACCCTGGGCGAAAGCGTCACCGTCGCCGCTGGCTCAGTGGTCACTGAAGATGTAGCTGACGATGCTCTGGTTGTTGCCCGCTCACGCCAGGTGGTTAAACCCGGTTGGCGTCCTAAGTCCAGCCCACCGCCAGAAACTCCTTAG
- a CDS encoding EamA family transporter has product MAELENQRPTDEQGTQSQRVDSAGASPPRAGSAHREGQLNGSTEKALGSLASDLQALKQSLVTPLLADVERLQTEKTQLLTTIERLKAEQATLQGRSAQLLSQAQTAQQQQWARQLAQLLAARLHESLKQQLTQMAGTLTPSSERAGLAVNTEGLHAQYSRRTDELLLSMDASLKATFATLQQDLNSYESSLSQQLSRMHVQEQQAEVILAALVSRLREQFRQESSTARRPGPSSAPEEVRPEAANEGPSSVNSINSTETLPSRSEPVSEARAVSRNSAPEETMQRPQEPTVPVAVHESNPAMVHMPKPPAPPRERKRSSNGLAGLVLVLFSSLLLALQNVLVQFGLTAQGSGALEQTFSNSLQILFLRVLFVVPLLWLIAGRLRPRWPEVGQLFAPVNRGLGWRVVGSGVFLFVSQLCLYLAIGTLQAGPATTVFFIYPTVTALLAWLVFRDRINWLRLLAIPVVYVGVFLTLGYAGGQLVDPLGSTAAIVSGVTFAISLILSDTCFPKIHPVSLMVLNFSIVLLLSCIGLPLMDWSNWALLPLCLALALMTLGSYLAYYVGIRMVGAAPASLVASLGPAFTVLLAWGILRETLPQAQAAGLVLVTLGVATLFARERLRRPIEPRTRYSEPRSLPRS; this is encoded by the coding sequence ATGGCGGAACTGGAAAACCAGCGTCCCACTGATGAACAGGGTACACAAAGTCAACGGGTCGATTCAGCCGGCGCTTCTCCCCCCCGAGCAGGTTCTGCTCACCGGGAGGGTCAGCTTAACGGCTCTACTGAAAAGGCTCTAGGCTCGCTAGCCTCAGACTTGCAAGCTCTCAAGCAAAGTCTGGTTACTCCTCTGCTCGCCGATGTAGAGCGGCTCCAGACTGAGAAAACGCAATTGCTCACGACTATCGAACGGCTCAAGGCTGAGCAGGCTACGCTTCAAGGCCGCAGTGCTCAGTTGCTTTCTCAGGCTCAGACCGCTCAACAGCAGCAATGGGCCCGTCAATTAGCCCAACTGCTCGCTGCCCGCCTGCATGAATCCCTCAAGCAGCAGCTCACGCAGATGGCGGGTACTCTGACCCCCTCCTCCGAACGAGCAGGGCTGGCTGTGAACACAGAGGGTCTCCATGCCCAGTACAGTCGCCGCACCGATGAACTGCTGCTGTCCATGGATGCCAGTTTGAAGGCGACCTTCGCGACGCTTCAGCAGGATCTCAATAGCTACGAGAGTTCGCTCTCTCAGCAACTATCTCGCATGCATGTGCAGGAGCAACAGGCAGAGGTCATTCTGGCCGCTCTGGTCAGTCGCCTGCGGGAGCAGTTTCGTCAGGAAAGCAGCACAGCCCGACGTCCGGGTCCCAGCTCTGCCCCTGAAGAGGTCAGGCCAGAAGCAGCCAATGAGGGGCCCAGCTCAGTCAATTCAATCAACTCAACCGAGACCCTGCCATCGCGCAGTGAACCAGTGTCAGAAGCCAGAGCTGTTAGCCGTAACAGCGCGCCGGAAGAAACCATGCAGCGTCCGCAGGAGCCTACTGTGCCGGTCGCTGTGCATGAATCTAATCCGGCGATGGTGCATATGCCCAAGCCGCCAGCTCCCCCCCGTGAGCGCAAACGCTCTAGCAACGGCCTAGCTGGCTTAGTGTTGGTGTTGTTTTCGTCGCTGCTGTTAGCTCTACAAAACGTGCTTGTGCAGTTTGGTCTGACAGCACAGGGCAGTGGCGCTCTTGAGCAGACCTTCAGCAACTCACTGCAAATTCTGTTCCTGAGAGTGTTATTTGTAGTGCCGCTCCTGTGGCTGATTGCAGGGCGTCTTCGTCCCAGATGGCCTGAAGTCGGTCAGTTGTTTGCACCGGTTAATCGTGGCCTGGGTTGGCGAGTTGTTGGCAGTGGTGTTTTCCTGTTTGTGTCTCAGCTGTGCCTCTATCTAGCGATTGGCACTCTACAGGCTGGACCAGCAACCACAGTTTTCTTTATCTACCCAACGGTGACAGCTTTGCTAGCCTGGCTCGTGTTTCGCGACCGGATCAATTGGCTACGACTGCTGGCGATCCCTGTCGTTTACGTGGGTGTTTTCCTGACCTTAGGTTATGCAGGCGGCCAGCTGGTTGATCCGCTTGGCTCAACTGCTGCCATTGTCTCTGGAGTAACCTTTGCAATCTCTCTGATTTTGAGTGATACCTGCTTCCCGAAAATCCATCCAGTATCTCTGATGGTGCTCAATTTCAGTATTGTGCTGCTCTTGAGCTGTATCGGTCTGCCATTGATGGATTGGAGTAATTGGGCGCTATTGCCCTTGTGCTTAGCACTGGCATTGATGACTTTAGGCAGCTACCTAGCCTACTACGTTGGCATTCGGATGGTGGGGGCAGCTCCAGCTTCATTAGTGGCCTCTCTGGGTCCGGCTTTCACTGTGCTGCTAGCCTGGGGTATCCTGCGAGAGACTTTGCCCCAAGCTCAAGCGGCTGGCCTGGTTCTAGTCACTCTGGGCGTTGCCACCTTGTTCGCACGGGAACGGTTGCGCCGACCGATCGAACCTCGCACTCGCTACTCTGAGCCTAGGAGCCTACCTCGAAGCTGA
- a CDS encoding gamma-glutamyl-gamma-aminobutyrate hydrolase family protein has protein sequence MTPAPIIGLTTYCRNDVGDFYLPGAYVDAIRAAGGVAVLLPPGETEPAQWLPLLNGLVLAGGGDIEPEAYGGQYHPTLYGMDPERDASELTLARSALVANLPVLGICRGLQILSVAAGSKLLPHVPDVFGTAVLHRKENPRRPIAHSVQLVSDSRLAELMGQTEVSVVSWHHQAIHTVPSGWRAVAHAADGVIEALEHISHPWATAVQWHPELSADDPLQRRLFQGLVEAAQQHKGQALSGQVLRAIPTSA, from the coding sequence ATGACTCCAGCACCGATCATTGGTCTAACAACTTACTGCCGCAACGACGTCGGAGATTTTTATCTGCCGGGAGCCTATGTCGATGCCATTCGGGCAGCGGGAGGTGTAGCGGTGCTACTACCGCCAGGGGAAACTGAGCCAGCCCAATGGTTGCCTCTGCTCAATGGCCTGGTGCTGGCGGGTGGGGGCGACATCGAGCCAGAGGCGTACGGCGGACAGTATCACCCCACGCTTTACGGCATGGATCCGGAGCGCGATGCCTCTGAGCTTACGCTGGCGCGCTCGGCCTTGGTAGCCAACCTGCCGGTGCTAGGCATTTGCCGAGGTTTGCAAATTCTGAGTGTTGCGGCTGGGAGTAAATTGCTCCCTCACGTTCCAGATGTGTTTGGCACGGCGGTGCTGCATCGTAAGGAGAACCCCCGGCGACCCATCGCCCATTCGGTACAGCTGGTGTCGGACAGCCGCCTGGCTGAGTTGATGGGGCAAACCGAGGTGAGCGTTGTTTCCTGGCACCACCAAGCCATCCACACGGTGCCCTCAGGCTGGCGAGCCGTTGCCCATGCTGCTGATGGGGTAATCGAAGCGCTTGAGCACATCAGCCACCCCTGGGCAACGGCAGTGCAATGGCATCCAGAGCTATCGGCGGATGATCCCCTACAGCGGCGTCTGTTTCAAGGGTTGGTTGAGGCCGCGCAACAGCACAAGGGGCAAGCTCTCAGCGGCCAGGTTTTAAGGGCCATACCAACCTCCGCTTAA
- a CDS encoding PD-(D/E)XK nuclease family protein produces the protein MSYLLSATRLLTFTTCPRAYQFRYELKLPGRPLRTPQLGLALHRALQQFYRWPGAAAEGPSRAFLQTCWAGASARLEAPEQQRGAEILERYFQRHVSPLQGWRQPLAVEGRLKAPLAVEGERGIVELTIIGRCDRLEYLEPESSATGQTARLHLIEYKTGQLHRSPDTLKLDLQLGLYQIAIRHRYQASLAKVSHVYLAADEVLSYAVAPAQESASRAHALELVEQLLEAKDWACKSGPHCRTCAYRSYCPAWQDPPTALPTQALIGVKSLQLSLPLSSATIN, from the coding sequence ATGAGCTATTTGCTGTCTGCGACTCGACTACTCACCTTCACGACCTGTCCTCGGGCTTACCAGTTTCGCTACGAGTTAAAGCTGCCCGGCCGACCCTTGCGCACGCCCCAACTCGGCCTTGCCCTGCACCGGGCCCTTCAGCAGTTTTATCGCTGGCCAGGGGCTGCAGCAGAAGGGCCTAGTCGTGCTTTTCTACAGACCTGTTGGGCTGGGGCTAGTGCTCGTCTGGAGGCACCAGAGCAACAGCGTGGGGCAGAAATTTTGGAACGCTATTTTCAGCGTCATGTCTCTCCTCTACAAGGTTGGCGACAGCCGCTTGCCGTCGAGGGGCGTTTGAAAGCGCCTTTGGCGGTTGAAGGGGAGCGGGGCATCGTAGAGCTGACAATCATAGGACGCTGTGACCGCCTGGAGTATTTAGAGCCTGAGTCATCTGCTACCGGTCAAACGGCTCGCCTCCACTTGATTGAGTACAAAACCGGGCAGCTTCACCGGTCTCCTGACACGCTCAAATTAGATTTGCAATTAGGGCTCTATCAGATTGCGATTCGTCACCGCTACCAGGCTTCGTTAGCGAAAGTTAGCCATGTTTATTTAGCTGCTGATGAGGTGCTGAGCTACGCAGTTGCGCCGGCTCAAGAGTCTGCTTCTCGGGCTCACGCTCTGGAACTGGTTGAACAATTGCTCGAGGCCAAAGACTGGGCCTGTAAATCAGGCCCCCACTGCCGTACTTGTGCCTATCGGTCCTACTGTCCAGCGTGGCAAGATCCCCCTACTGCCCTGCCAACCCAAGCACTGATAGGGGTTAAATCGCTGCAACTCAGCCTGCCACTCAGTTCAGCCACCATCAATTAG
- a CDS encoding glycosyltransferase family 39 protein, with protein MSERWKTAPVRLGVGWADIAVLVLGLLVLTCGLGGYGFYEPHEGHFAGVAREMLLRNDWVTPTLNGAPYLNKPPLLYWLIATSTKLFGFNEFAARLPVALAGWLGAVVAWKWARELWNPTAGRMAAAMLCMAAGWFLFTHQILIDVLLASLLLASYYCLWRFLWEPRRWRYCLALYGLLGLCILTKGPVGLFFPVLSWVGLALNRRSFASFQKARLVLGAGVILAVILPWVVAVERANPGFLKYFLLNENLSRIADVRWPPDYAVSKVSALGYLAVAGIWGIPWTLLLPQALSSAWQDWQQGRSPEATWSQRRRSEGMLLLTIAAAAPLLLFLPMSSRLVYYSLPALPPVILLCAGWWSRCREPGQRQGQRSLGWVFALLGLVVGTGAFWLPRLVVNLPELANIAGLHFTAAFLLLALGASWLVAGVLLLARWPYRALVGLCLGLSLVWATVANGFATTEAVRSSRQLIAAADPRLGLETLWVFEGSRELGAAGAMSYYLDRRGGHPLAEVPGATRTAPLPPGWARGRAETAYRTVMVLTDGGVNRLPPVFPGPAPAYATNRRQLQEFWDSTRPVVFVTDFLRQPNDPQDPLDLNLPISAKEPLQVVGPRQLYGNAAAQEHWEQSCASRGQATAECSGRI; from the coding sequence ATGAGTGAGAGATGGAAGACTGCTCCAGTGCGCCTTGGCGTGGGCTGGGCTGATATTGCTGTACTAGTCTTAGGATTGCTTGTATTGACTTGTGGTTTAGGCGGCTATGGTTTTTACGAGCCGCACGAAGGCCACTTTGCTGGCGTAGCCCGCGAGATGCTCCTGCGTAATGATTGGGTAACGCCCACCCTCAACGGTGCTCCCTATCTAAACAAACCACCACTTTTGTATTGGCTAATCGCGACCAGTACCAAACTATTCGGATTCAATGAGTTCGCAGCTCGCTTACCTGTCGCTCTGGCTGGCTGGCTGGGTGCTGTGGTGGCCTGGAAATGGGCACGGGAGTTATGGAACCCCACCGCCGGACGCATGGCTGCAGCCATGTTGTGTATGGCTGCAGGCTGGTTCCTATTCACTCACCAAATTCTGATCGACGTTCTGTTGGCGAGCTTGCTGCTAGCGAGCTACTACTGCCTGTGGCGATTTCTCTGGGAACCTCGCCGTTGGCGCTACTGCTTAGCTCTGTATGGCCTCTTGGGATTGTGCATCCTCACCAAAGGTCCTGTCGGCTTATTTTTCCCAGTGCTGAGCTGGGTGGGTCTAGCCCTGAACCGACGCAGCTTCGCAAGTTTTCAAAAGGCGCGGCTGGTCCTAGGCGCTGGCGTCATCCTGGCTGTGATTCTGCCCTGGGTGGTCGCCGTTGAGCGAGCTAATCCCGGCTTTCTAAAGTATTTTTTGCTGAATGAGAACCTGAGCCGCATCGCAGATGTCCGCTGGCCTCCGGACTATGCCGTGTCAAAGGTTAGCGCCTTGGGTTACTTAGCCGTTGCTGGCATTTGGGGAATTCCTTGGACGCTGCTCCTCCCCCAGGCCTTGAGTTCAGCTTGGCAGGACTGGCAGCAGGGACGCAGTCCCGAGGCTACCTGGTCACAGCGCCGCCGCAGTGAGGGGATGTTGCTATTAACGATTGCGGCTGCAGCGCCACTGCTCTTGTTCCTGCCAATGTCCTCGCGATTGGTGTACTACAGCCTACCGGCTCTCCCTCCGGTCATCCTCTTATGTGCAGGCTGGTGGTCGCGTTGTCGAGAACCAGGGCAGCGACAAGGCCAGCGCAGTCTGGGTTGGGTTTTCGCGTTGCTGGGGTTAGTGGTAGGTACAGGTGCCTTTTGGTTGCCCCGGTTAGTAGTGAACTTGCCTGAGCTGGCAAACATTGCGGGTTTGCACTTTACTGCCGCTTTTCTGTTGCTGGCCTTAGGGGCGAGCTGGTTAGTTGCAGGAGTGCTGCTACTCGCGAGATGGCCCTATCGTGCCTTAGTGGGCCTATGCCTTGGGCTATCGCTGGTTTGGGCAACCGTCGCAAATGGATTTGCCACAACTGAGGCTGTACGCTCGTCGCGTCAGCTAATTGCCGCAGCCGATCCCCGCCTAGGTCTCGAAACTCTCTGGGTATTTGAAGGATCGCGAGAACTGGGAGCGGCGGGAGCCATGAGTTACTACCTGGATCGCCGAGGCGGTCACCCTCTTGCAGAAGTGCCCGGTGCCACGAGGACAGCTCCCTTACCGCCTGGCTGGGCCAGAGGCAGGGCGGAGACAGCCTATCGCACTGTGATGGTACTGACGGATGGGGGCGTTAATCGTCTGCCTCCAGTGTTTCCTGGACCCGCGCCTGCTTATGCAACCAATCGTCGCCAGTTGCAAGAATTCTGGGACAGCACTCGCCCGGTGGTGTTTGTGACTGATTTTCTGCGCCAGCCCAACGATCCCCAAGACCCACTTGACTTGAATCTACCGATTTCGGCCAAGGAGCCACTACAGGTTGTTGGCCCCCGGCAGCTCTACGGTAATGCAGCCGCACAAGAACACTGGGAACAATCTTGTGCTTCCCGTGGGCAGGCTACAGCCGAGTGCAGTGGGCGTATTTAA
- a CDS encoding GAF domain-containing protein has translation MASFPASAGYCREKWLATADLCAEQKETRDMEARKPEQEAARLEALRQYRILDTPSEQAYDDFTALASFICEVPIALISLVDAERQWFKSQLGLEVNETSRNISFCGHTILSDQTMVVNDALCDERFLDNPLVKSAPGIRFYAGAPLITPEGYVIGSLCVIDRKPRDLSEAQRTALEAIARQVVTQLEFRRVSSSLAEALEKIKLIEGLVPICSYCKGIRNDQGCWSTVEKFIKQHSDVDFTHGVCNDCMRQHFPEVAKVLLEDVELMD, from the coding sequence TTGGCTTCGTTTCCAGCCTCAGCAGGTTATTGTCGTGAAAAGTGGCTTGCGACTGCCGACCTTTGCGCTGAGCAAAAAGAGACACGTGATATGGAAGCAAGAAAGCCCGAACAAGAAGCCGCTAGACTTGAAGCACTTAGACAGTACAGGATACTAGATACGCCCTCAGAGCAGGCCTATGATGACTTCACCGCGCTAGCCTCTTTCATCTGTGAGGTTCCCATAGCCCTCATCAGCCTTGTTGACGCAGAACGCCAGTGGTTTAAGTCGCAACTAGGCTTAGAAGTTAATGAAACCTCTCGAAATATTTCGTTTTGTGGGCACACCATCCTCAGCGATCAAACAATGGTGGTCAACGATGCTTTGTGCGACGAACGGTTTTTAGACAATCCTCTCGTCAAATCCGCTCCGGGGATTCGCTTTTATGCGGGGGCACCCCTGATCACGCCCGAAGGATATGTCATAGGTTCCCTCTGTGTCATCGATCGAAAACCAAGAGATCTGTCTGAGGCTCAGCGGACAGCATTGGAGGCCATTGCGCGCCAGGTTGTCACCCAATTGGAGTTTCGACGGGTCTCTTCAAGTCTCGCTGAAGCCCTCGAAAAGATAAAACTGATAGAAGGGCTGGTCCCTATATGTTCATACTGCAAAGGAATCCGCAATGACCAAGGATGCTGGTCAACGGTTGAGAAGTTTATAAAGCAGCATTCGGACGTGGATTTTACTCATGGCGTTTGCAATGATTGCATGCGACAGCACTTTCCAGAAGTCGCCAAAGTTTTGCTAGAAGATGTTGAATTAATGGACTAG
- a CDS encoding DUF1830 domain-containing protein, whose translation MLIPTGSAARASTLIDCCYINTSRTFEIVRISEPASAYFERTVLPGQRLVFQAPAEAVLEIHTAALATAIHSDSIPCDQLKIQASNSFGGVASSAMGASFSATGRDSLVEHHRSAEKQKVA comes from the coding sequence ATGCTGATCCCCACCGGTTCTGCTGCTCGTGCATCCACACTCATTGATTGCTGCTACATCAACACTAGCCGTACGTTCGAAATCGTTCGCATCAGCGAACCTGCTTCTGCCTATTTTGAGCGTACCGTCTTGCCGGGACAGCGATTGGTTTTCCAAGCTCCAGCTGAGGCAGTTCTAGAAATCCATACGGCGGCCCTTGCCACTGCTATCCACAGTGATTCGATCCCCTGTGACCAGCTCAAGATTCAAGCCAGTAACAGCTTCGGTGGGGTTGCGAGCAGTGCTATGGGAGCCTCCTTCTCAGCAACTGGGCGCGATAGCTTAGTTGAGCACCACCGCAGTGCTGAGAAACAAAAGGTTGCCTGA
- a CDS encoding B12-binding domain-containing radical SAM protein, which yields MTADLKAFEQPVPESTSGRIRYVPRNQRRILCIFPKYSRSFGTFHHAYPLMGSVRAFMPPQGILIVAAYLPQEWEVRFVDENVRPATQADYRWADAVIVSGMHIQRPQINQINELAHRHGKITAVGGPSVSGCPEYYPDFDLVHLGELGDATDRMIEYLDLNNERPKAQIRFETKERLPLSEFPVPAYHLLNLSQYFLANVQFSSGCPYRCEFCDIPELYGRNPRLKTPEQVCAELDAMLASGNPGAVYFVDDNFVGDRRAVMKLLPHLIDWQKRNGYPIQFACEATLNLAQSPKLLEMMREAYFCTVFCGIETPEPDALRSISKDHNLSMPILEAIKTLNRYGMEVVSGIIVGLDTDTPETADHILEFIRLSQIPMLTINVLQALPRTPLWRRLELEGRLVSDEGRESNVEFLLPYEQVIGMWQRCITTAYEPEFLYERFAYNMEHTYPNRIEVPNSPARTSWANIRRGLTILSNILLRVGLFGKYRETFWKIAKPAFKTGNIESLIHVGLVGHHLIQFAHECANGAESASFYSQKLRQTEPSQVGAGKR from the coding sequence ATGACTGCTGACCTAAAGGCGTTTGAACAGCCAGTTCCTGAGAGCACCTCTGGTCGCATCCGTTATGTCCCACGCAACCAGCGGCGAATTCTCTGTATTTTTCCCAAATACAGTCGCTCCTTTGGCACCTTTCACCACGCCTATCCCCTGATGGGAAGCGTTCGGGCTTTTATGCCACCGCAAGGTATTTTGATTGTGGCGGCTTATCTGCCTCAGGAATGGGAAGTTCGCTTTGTAGATGAAAATGTGCGTCCTGCTACTCAGGCTGATTATCGCTGGGCAGATGCGGTCATTGTCAGTGGCATGCACATCCAGCGACCTCAAATTAACCAGATTAATGAGTTGGCTCATCGTCACGGCAAAATTACAGCCGTCGGTGGGCCTTCAGTATCCGGTTGCCCGGAATATTATCCTGATTTCGATTTAGTGCACTTAGGCGAATTGGGCGATGCGACCGACCGGATGATTGAATATCTGGACTTGAACAACGAGCGACCCAAAGCGCAAATTCGCTTTGAAACTAAAGAGCGATTGCCATTGAGTGAGTTCCCCGTTCCGGCCTATCATCTGCTCAATCTCAGTCAGTATTTCTTGGCTAACGTGCAGTTCTCCAGCGGCTGTCCCTACCGCTGTGAGTTCTGCGATATTCCTGAGCTTTACGGTCGCAATCCGCGACTAAAAACGCCAGAGCAAGTCTGTGCTGAGCTGGATGCAATGCTCGCCTCTGGTAACCCAGGAGCTGTGTACTTCGTCGACGATAACTTTGTTGGTGATCGTCGAGCTGTGATGAAGCTGTTGCCTCACTTGATTGACTGGCAAAAGCGCAATGGTTACCCCATTCAATTCGCTTGTGAAGCGACATTAAATCTGGCTCAGAGTCCCAAGTTGTTGGAGATGATGCGGGAGGCTTACTTCTGCACTGTATTCTGCGGCATTGAGACACCAGAGCCAGACGCGTTGCGCTCGATTTCTAAAGATCACAACTTGAGCATGCCAATCCTAGAAGCGATTAAAACGCTGAATCGCTACGGCATGGAAGTGGTCTCAGGCATCATTGTAGGGCTAGACACGGATACACCAGAAACCGCTGATCACATTCTGGAATTTATCCGGCTGTCCCAAATTCCCATGCTGACGATCAATGTGCTTCAGGCTCTACCTCGCACGCCTTTGTGGCGCAGGTTGGAGTTGGAGGGGCGCCTGGTTTCAGATGAGGGCCGGGAATCGAATGTTGAGTTCTTGCTGCCTTATGAACAGGTGATTGGTATGTGGCAGCGCTGCATTACAACGGCCTACGAGCCGGAGTTTTTGTACGAGCGCTTTGCCTACAATATGGAGCATACTTACCCCAATCGAATTGAAGTTCCTAATAGCCCTGCGCGCACCTCTTGGGCTAATATCCGTCGAGGCTTGACCATTCTGTCAAATATCCTGCTGCGCGTCGGCCTATTTGGTAAGTACCGCGAAACCTTTTGGAAGATAGCCAAACCAGCATTCAAAACAGGCAATATCGAGAGCCTAATCCATGTTGGTTTGGTCGGCCATCATCTCATTCAGTTTGCTCATGAATGCGCAAACGGCGCTGAGTCGGCTTCGTTCTATTCGCAAAAACTTCGCCAAACTGAGCCGTCCCAAGTTGGCGCTGGGAAGCGCTGA